A stretch of DNA from Hirundo rustica isolate bHirRus1 chromosome 1, bHirRus1.pri.v3, whole genome shotgun sequence:
AAGGTCATGGAGATTGGGGAGGTCTTCTGTGACTGCAGAAAAGATGATCCACCCATCTTCAGAAAAAGGGCATGCAGGACAATTGAGGGAAATACTGAACAATCATGGAACAAGCCATCTTGGCAGAAATTTCCAGGCACATGAAGGACAATGTGGTGATTTGGAACAGCCAGCATAGATTTACTAGGGTAAATCATGCCAGACCAACTTAATTGTCTCTTGTGATGAGGTGACTTCATCtgtcaaagaaggaaaagcagacagTATTGCCTACCTTGAGTTTAGCAAGGCTTTCCACGTAATCTCCCACAGAACCCTTGTATCCAATTTCAAATGGATAGTTAGGCAAAAAACTTAAGTGAGTCACTGGTCAAAAGGGTTCATGCTCTGTCTCCACTGGTTACCGTGGAATTTTGGGGTCTGGCTGGTTTGATACTTTTATGACTTGGAGGAAGAGATGGGATGCAGTATATCCAGGTCTGTGGACTGACTATACTTAATGGAGGGTGTACTTGATATGCTAGAGATCAGGCCTGCCATTCAGAGGGATTTACACTTGCCAGAGGACTAGGCCAACAGGAACATCATGAAGTTTAGTTAGGACAAATAGAGCACTCTTTATCTCAGGTGGACTAACCCCTACAGCTTGGTTAGCTGCTTTGCTGAAAAGGACATGGGATGCTTGGGGCAGGCTGAACAGGAGTGAGTGGTAAACTCTGGCAGCAGTGAAAGTGCATCAGACTGTATCAACAAGAGCACAGATGGCAGGTTAAGGAGATTGATTATTCCATTTTGCTCAGCACTCATTAGACCACAGCTGGCATAGTGGGTCCAGTCTAGAGGCTCCCAGTACACGACAGCTGCTGGCAGACTTGAACAACTCTGCTGAAGGGTCAGCAGGACGGCTGGAGGTTCAAGCATGAGAATTGTGAGGAGAAGTTGAGGGATTGGGGTTTGTTCAGCCTATGGAAGAGAACAGCAATTTTCCAGTTCCTAAGAGAAGGTTACCAAGAAGACAGGGCTGGGCTTTCTGCCAAAGAATGAGAGACTAAGACTGTAACGAGCAGGGGAGACGGTGGTTAGATAGAACGGAGAAAAAAATGACACGACGGGAATAATTAGGTAGTGGAATAGATTACCCAGACAGGTTGTGCAGTCTCcgcatggggtttttttaagaccTGACTGGACAAAGATGTAAGGGACCTCAGACCTCCCAAAGTCCCTTCTACTCTGAATTACTATATGATAAACCTCAGAATGGATCTTCTCTATCTCCTCAACAGAATTTCCTCCATGCAATACAGTTTTCATCAATCTGTTTATTTGAAGTCAGTGTATATGCTGCTATTCACTCTAcggatcaggaaaaaaatataaaaggttGCCCTTCTAGTTTTAACTAAACAAGATCTAAGACAATTTGGGCAAGAACCATACTATAGACAGGATGAGacaacatttttttattgttttaatacGAGTGAATAGATTAAGAGATCTGAAATGTTGTAAAGCAATATACATACTGAATAAATAATATGCACAGGAGAGTCATGTCTACATTGTAACACTGGCTAGTATTCAGAATACTTCAAATAAATCCAGTGACATTGAATAGAGTCCATAAAAATGCTATCCTGTCTTCCCTTGTATGAAATTGTTCAAgtataaaaaaatccaatacagtgtaaaatattaaattccaTTTCGGTCAAGAATAAAAATTGCAAGTATTGTAGTTTCACAGGACAATgtaaagcagcattttctagcaaagggaaaaatagtCAGTCTACATACAGATGAGTGAGAAAACGGCACTAATGTATTTGAGAGGTCTACATGAGTAAGTAGTAGAGGGAAAAAGAATGAACTAACAATGTTTTatgaaaaaacctaaaaaagtGTTAATTTAAGAGTACCCTCATACAGTGCACATactgaatttaaataaatccAAGTCAACATCCTTAGTTAATTAGGTTAATATTTAATATGCTACATCTAAGCCTACTAAATAATTTATAGCATGAGATGAATACATAATTTTACAGTGTCACATCTAAAGTCGCTTTCTTTAGAGCGCAGAATagtaaaactttcaaaataaatatttctttttaaatagcatAACAATTAAGGCACAGTATAAATCACATACCATTAACCCTTCAAGAACTGCAGTCTTGGTAACAAAAAGTTGCCTTGTGTACTGTATGTTtgctaataaatattttaaatataatccTGAAATAGATATTAAAATTGTACAAATggtttcagaaaagaaaattccctTAAAACAGTTCttaaaaggttttaattcaTTAGGCTTCTTCCTGCCTTTATTCACAAGTTACGAATAGATGCAATAAATAGAAAGAGAAGGCTGTTGTAGTAAAGGGCTGATCCTATTTTAGAATCAGAATAGCTGACACCAGCAGTTAAAGTTTCCCAAAAGTGAAACGGGATGGGGCGAGGGATTAGGATGTGACAAGCTCATCACATGAGCATGAGTGATGTGTTCTGTCCAGAACTGTCTGTGTTATTGATTGTCTCTACAGCTGTTGCACCCCTTACTTCCACATCACTTGCTCCATAGTTCCACTCATCCAGaggacagagaagaaaataactttgGTGCCTGTCCGCCATCTTACTAGCCGGCCACCTTCCTTGGGTTGTTCGGTGCCCATCAGTGAGACAGTGACAAGGTCCTGTCTCACGAAGACAACTTCTGAAAGCTAGAAAGGACAATCAGTGCTTTAAGCTCGTTTCCTCTTAAAATGGATAAACGTTACATATTGCTGACTCAAGTTTTTTCCCTGGTTCAAACTTTTCAGATACCATTTTCTTACTTATAAAAGGCAGTTTTGCTTCCCTGATACTGTAGAAAGTATGTATTTGCGCTTTTTTTGGTACTTTTTCGTTTGTTTGGAAATATGAAGTCCCATTGCTACTCCTGCCACTCTTTCATGACAGTACAGtatttttccctccattttctTCAGGCTTGATACTTGAAACTAGACATGCCGCACTACCCTTCCCCTCTAACAACACGATTTGGATGCATACTGTATGAAGacagcagaataaaaatctttagtTTTGCAATAGCATCGCTTTCCTTAAAGCTCCTTAGTTACTACGAATTGTCTCTGTTAACTACGTATACTGGAAGGCCGAGGAGAGAAGAGGGAGCACGAGCTTCCTTCAGGAGTCCATCTGCTATTGCATGCGGTCCGCCTGCAGCTGTTGGGGCTGGTATTGGCCGAaagccgccgcggccgccgcggccGTGCCGGGCGCTGCTGCGGTGAGGGGCTGCTGCACGGCGTAGCCGTAGCCCCCAGCTGCCACAtagccggcggcggcggccggcgaGGCGGCGTACGGGTACTGCTCATAGGCGGCGGCCGCCGCTGAGTACTGCGCGTACGCCGCTCCGGTGTAGTCGATGTAGGGGGTGGTGGAAGCAGCGGCTGCTGCGGGCTGCACGTGGGGAATTACCACTCCGGGCTGCACAAAAGCCTGGGGATAGACATAGTGAGCGGGTATCCTGTTGAAAGATGGGAGAGGGAGTTAGAGTCAGTACGCGAGTCAGCGTCTTAAGTGTCATATCCATACTCCGAACTAAAACAAACTCAATTTAGTTGTTGTTATGTGCATAGGGTTGCCACAATAACTTGACTCAATGGACCAATTATCAGTTCACTGGCCTGAAGAGATGCATCGCTCCAAAGCACAGCGTTGTAGCTGAGTTAAGTCAGGGTGTTCGGTGTTCCTTGAGGATAATATCTTTAATGCCATTCGAATCTTTAGAAGGACCAGCATTACTGATGTCTGTTTTAAGACAACTCTGAAGGACTAAGCTTCATTATTCCATCTGGAAAATTGCAGTACTCGTTTTTTCAAATCACCTGCAAGTCATTTTTATTACCCCTCTTCTCTCTTAACTACTCAACTCTTAGTAAAATTACTTCCTGCAATACTTTTATTATTAGTAACGGAGCAGTTTGACAGCATCACTATAATGAGTTTGACAAGAGCCAATAAGGCAACAAAACGGTTGAACCCTGACTTCATGTCAAGTTTTCCCAGGGAGGAGTGTTAAGAGCGTATTGTGGCAACCCTACTTAAGTTGCTATGCAGACTCAGCACACATTAATTTCTCTGCAACCTCAGTCAcccttattaaaaataagaaaaaaaccaacacaggCGACAAAGGAGTTTAAATAGAGTTCACAAGTGTGGTAAACACAGCAAGAATCACACTTTCCAAACGAACGATAGTGCAGCTCACTCCGTCACAAGAGGCCATTGAGGGGAAGCTACAGAGATGCTATTAAAATCCATTAACAGTGACTCCTACGTACATGTGCATCACACTTTTATAAAAAAGTTCGTAAGGACACAAGGCTCAAACCTGTTTGATTATCAGGTCACTGATGTCCTGTTTTGTGCCAGCTTGTTTATTTCTATGCAAGACATACAGCATAGAGTTTTTTGGGAGGTGGGCATAAGATTAAGTCTAAACAGATCTGGTGcttaacaaaagcaaaaaaccccgcaaatttacagtttaaaaaataaccaTTCTGAATAGATGAGTAAACACTTTCCCATCTTTTCCAGGTCACATAATTTGCTTTCTTGGCCTGTTTACTTagcccttttgttttaaaaactggtCATATCATTGTCTTAGCACACAAGTGTACATACATGTTAATCTCATGGTTGGATTTTATCATataatatgattttaaaaaaatactctgtaTAATCCTCATTTTACATTCATAACCCTGTCTTGCATCTGGATTTCCAAAGGTAAGTCCTTCATATATGCAACTCCTTCCCAGCCAGTGAATCTCTATAAATGCATGAAAAACTTCTTGTGCAGATTCACTACTATTTCATACTGAACTTTCTTTAGCTTTACAGACACCTCTAAAGACTGCACCAACCTCTGAACACACTTCAAGCACAGATGAAAATTGTAGTGGTAAAAAGTGTCCTCTATTCTCCAAATTCAAGATTTCATGGAAGGGGtttgttggaggttttttgtttcattttaaaaatagctttaagaTGTACTTAAGTGATCAACAAGGAAACACTTGCAATCAGAAGGGACACTGTCAACTAGAATCATAGCAAAGCATACTTTAAAATAAGGGATAGACTTTAAACCAGCTCAGtttcctttttcagaaaaaaagtgctCAGTTGCTTGAATAGGAGTATTAGCAGAGAGAAATGTTCAGTTGCCATGTTTAAGACATGAACACCACAATCATAAAAACCCAACATAtcaatgaaattaatttcctattGAGGTaaggagaaatgaaaaggaaaaaaaaaaaaaaaagtgacaaataGGGAGGGattgggaagggaaagaaaacataaaacaaaaccgTAAGTTGGGTTTTTAACACTCACCTAATTTATGAAGTGATTAGCCAGAAGTGCATTTGAAGCATACTTAAGCTGGCTCTGTGCATTTAAATACACATCATTACCTGAGCTCTCCATATGGATGAGCATAAGCAAGCATTTTGTATTGGTCACCAACCAAGCACAATTCTAATAAACGTAACACCATACTTCTTAAGCATTTAAGGAAAGAGGTATAAGAACAAATTTGAAGTCACAGACAGCCTCTTTTGCATCACGAAGAATCCATTTAACACCACATCAAAGGAATCTTTACATTCAGCACTTATGGAAGAGAGTAATTCTAACGGAAGAGACAGTAGGCAAGCTTATCAGGCTGCTTGTGTTGTCTTGAACTGACGTTACTAAGATTTTCTGAAGACACTTGGACACTCGGCCATATCCTTGAATAAGACAGAAAGATACATGTGCTTCCACTTAAGCTCTTCTGTCTTGGTTTATTTAAGCCAAAAAAACTAACAGGTGGTGAAGTTATGAAACATTATCTGTTTGCCACATCTTACCCTACAATAAACATAAACCCTGTGCAGGCTCCTCTCCACCGTGCCATTTAACACATGATGATTGACAGCATAAGCTGCAGTGGGGCTATTTTTGATCATCTGTCATGCTACAACTGTTTTCAGTCAAGTAAAATGGCTTTATATGGCCAAAGTAAATTTCTACCTACTGCAGAGGCCAGGACATGAAGATCTCAGCCATTCAGAACCCAACTGCTTTTCATGCTCTGCCAGgtcaaaagctgaaaaagcaaTTCCCAGTTACACTAGAAATCCCTAGTAtccttaattttaaataaaagctgctgctttacTTTTCAGAGTGATAGCATGAGAAATGCCCAGGATTTAAGCTCTCTTTCTTGGCAGTAGTTTTCATTTTGGAATATGTATTTACTCTTTTATGCTTTTgcaataaaggaaaatataaagtaTTTAACTTTAGCAATAACTGTAGCTTTGAGATACTCAAAATACCCACATCCCTGCCACGTGCCTTAAGACTTTCTTTGTTGTTGTAACAGAATATTTATGTTTAACTAAAGACCTCAAAAATAATCCTATAGGCAACAATAAAGTGAACGgtaatttcaaagaaagaaaacttttcagACTAATGCAGAGAGCTGTGGCATATAGAAATTCAGCAGGAGTAGTGCATCTGTAACTCTCAGCATTACATTCTCAGAAAAGTAGATACTTAActttaaacaaaatgttttgcattGGCCTTTGCAAGGTATCATTTGCTTTTGTAAGCATAATCAAAGACTAGATTTTCACCAATGAACAGCTCTCCTTTTTAACAGAAATAGGTTACATAAACATTAAACATACGAGACCCTTACTATGTTTCCTTTTATCTGATAACCACTAAGAGGACGTAACAGCAGGCTAACTTCTGACTGTTCCAGCTTCATTCCTTCTTTTCAGACTATCTGTAGTCTAGTATACAGATCTTTTGATCACAAACTCAAGAGggggcttttccttctctcttaaGAAAGGCAGATTTGCCTAACTCTTGGAAGATATCAAGCATATCGCATCAGCTAACCATTTGATGATAGGCTTAATAACTTTGGATTTAACTCTGGTCTTACTGAAAACAGTGggtatgttttcattttgatcAAAGTATAGGTTttagacagaaaataaagaacaaaaaaaaaatctctatacCAGTTACCCATATGTCTGAATAACTCCAACTTTTCCCACCaatattaaagtaaaaaatacattagcaaaacaagaaaagctaTCTTGGGAAGCAAAGTCATCTTCCCCCTCCATAAATTCCTGTTGAATTCAGAGATAGTATTTTAATAAACAATCCTGAAAACAAAGCTGTATAAATAACCAGTCCTGTAATCAAACAGCTTTCTATGAAACACACCAACAGTAAGAGAGATGCTGAATgtaaaaagcaggaagaaatgttATTCTGCAgcaccaaataaaaaaattccctgcattttaaatgcatCATGCGTTGAAGCTAATCTAGTTTCTGTCTCCCTCCACCACAACAGTGTAGTACTGAAGTCAGAATATTGAACTTCTGCATCTTCTCAGTAAAAGTAATGTAACataatcaaattattttaagtttatTATTTGATAGATGCGAAACCTTATGTTGCCATGCCCCGTTTCTGAAAtcaagtgttcaaggccaggctggatggagcttgaGCAACATGGTCTAGGGGAAGCTGTccttgtccatggcaggggttggaacaacaacatctttaaggtcccttccaacccaggccattctgtgactctgtgattctaaaaCACAGCTGACCATACCAAAATATGGCAGCACCTCACTAATATGCactgttaagaaaaaaacccaaaactcaaCCACAAAACATTTGAAGCTTTTGTGCGTGGATTAGCTGAGTACTGGTAGTATCACCACTACAGCCTGCTTCACACAGTGTGTTAGGGAAGCATACTTCCAAAGTGCAACTGCACAGGAAGAACAAAAGCTTTAGGGTGACCGTGTATTTCAGTGCAATCCACACAGCAAAAGTGAACTCTTCAACTGAAGGAGATTCAAATAAGCACTGAAACATCCCCTCTTACTGTCAATGAAGTGAATTAAGATGTTCATTCATCCTAATGACTGCTGTTCTCCTTAATGTGAACTACATACTTTAGATAAAGGTACAGGTCACTGGAAATtttgaggaggaagaaggattAGTAATCTCTGTTGTTTACACAGAGTAAAAGAAATGCAACAGCCAAGGATGAAAAATTACCGATTTCATACATACATGACTCTGCGACCAACATTCCTTCAGATTTATGTGCAATGCATTAGAAATCCAACCTTACTCAGATTTCTGGAATGATTTCCCTGACCTAAACATGGTTTATGTCACCTGTTGTTGGCTTTGGGTAACAAAAGCAAGAAAGTCTGCACAGTCCTTTAAGCAAGGGACTGCCACAGGTCCTCCTTTTCTGTTGCGCTCAGCAAATACTCAGTCTCTCCACAGCTGATCCCTGCACAATTCAGTAGTTCCCTTTTCAACAAGTGTTTTAACAGCTCTGGAGATGAGGTGTTctgcctcctgcctgccttAGAGCAGGCATCATAAACTGATCACTGCATACACACTGTCATCTCACACTTCAAAGAAGCAAGCAAAATACAGTAGAGGATAATCATaacaaggttaaaaaaaaaaaaaaaaaaaaaaaaaaaaaagaagacaaagttttttatagcctccctgctctcagaaaaatcaatacactcttttaaaattacatgaaatttttaagaaaaaccttgTCCCGTGGTTTTCAGGATAGGAATTGTTTCCCTCCATTCTAACAAATCAAATTACTGAGAGGCTACTGTTGCTTAATAACAGATAAGTATGATATTCTAAAGCTATGCtaatcaaataaacaaaatatgtttGTGACTCATTTTCCCTACTTTACTGTTAGCTTATGCATTAATTAGCAAAATGCACTATTTCGCAATGAATTTCTCAGTCAGTGTGCATTAGTGAAGTGACACTATCGAAAGCTCAAAGCGGACTTCACCTCCTAATGGTACGACTATAAAAAGCAAGAGTTAGATCCACTTAGCAATAGTTTATACTTAAATTCAGGAGAAATGCACTACATATTAAAGACAGATTGAAGAAAAAATCCCCTCAAATTAGAAAGCCCAAATGGACGCACATCGTTAATAAGGAGCTCCACACCCTTCCCAAGAACAAACCCCTCAAAAATTACGAACATGCAAGCAATATGTTGATTTACttaaaaatcaagaaatcaCACAATTTAGCACTCACTACAAAATACGGTTAAAAAAAGTCACAGGCTACAGCttgaaagcaaggaaaaaaaaagtccctttgCTCCCCATGGCAAAGTCACTCctcaacaacaaaaccaaaattaaaaagaccccccccccccaaaaaactttCACTACAGCTCTttcaattaaataaaagcaCACAGTTTAGCTATCAACACCACTTCATtactgtaataaataaataaaaaaagcacaCGGAGGTCTATTGACTATATGAAAAAACATACATGCATCGTTAATCACCATTTTAGCTTGTTTGTGTTTGAGTCTACTGGTTACAGAGTTTAATTCCAAACAGAACTATTCCACCTCTTATCATCATATCCTTCTGATCAGTTATCTTAACTGTAAACGATCCCTGTCAGATTAGAAAGAGATAAATAACATTGAGTCAagctgaaaaaagagaaatggggcACAGCAATCTTGCATCAAGTCATACCTCCTTATTTTATCATAGGGTCATGTGGGACTGGACTGCTTAGTCGGAAGGGCGACGTCCCACACAACTTGACTCAGCTGCGGCATTTAGAACATGACCGACAAGGTGAGCGCATTTATGGGTATACATTTATAAATCTGAGAGCTTCAGCACTGCTGGCCAGCTTTAAGGGTGCTACTGCAAGAAGCCTTCAATGAGCatactttttcttcccttttttttttttaaaaaaaaaaggtatttttcctcCCCTGATTGAGGTCCCATTGACACATTGAGACTTACCCGAAAGGCCTCTGTATGAGAGCTGGATGAAGCTGCTGGACACCAAAGGCAAAAcctacaaacaaaaacacatcaCGTTCTCTGTATGTGTATTTTTTGGCCACTTAtttatactatatatatatatatatatatatgtatgcacacacagaaaaaaattgcagagcAAGAGCCTTCATTAACAGCCTCCGGTAACAACACCTGAAAGCCTGTAGAACCCTAAATTAGAAAGCAAAAGTTATCAGTCtctacacagacacacacacacacacacacagagaactTAAGCCAATAAAGCACACACTTCCCTAGAGATGtttaagaaaattactttttctaaaCAAGAACAGGGTCTTCGTTCACATTTTACCTGGTGCTCCATTTGGATTCCTAACTTTAGTATCTAAATGACTGGATGGTACTTTCCATTCATCAGTGTATTTGTGTAATTTCTACAGATTTAAAATTTAAGTAAACCCTACTCATGAGCACTTAGCAGAGGGGGTCAAATCCCAGCTTCATTTCTATTCTCCAAACTCCCTAGAATAAAGCCCATTTTTCCTTGGTGGGCATTTAATTACTTGCACTAGTGTTCATCAGGCTAAACAGGGGGGAATTCAGAATGGGCTCCTTGAGAGCACAAATGTGCACACACTCCATGCTCCTCTTGCTGCAAAGCAGCAGTCTGGGAAGTGGCTAGGACATCAGATTGTCTCATTTGTGGTTCTAGGAAGAGCcacttcattttaaaatctgcataATAGCACTCATCTGCTTGAGAAGTTTGCATTAAGATATTGTTTGTATTAATAAGACCGCACACATTGGAAGCGATTCACTCCTAGGCCAATCTCACCCCGCAACGATACTGTAAATGGTCAGCGCCACCacattcccagcagcaggaataaCCAATGAAGTGTTTGAGCAGTGGAAATCTTCCTGGGGAACTCCAGATATTTTATCTCTGATcgattttgttttttaaataaggcACATGTGCAAAATAGCCAGAGAGTTACTACATGCTGCATTTAAGAATCAAAACCAAAGCACGCCCAACTGCGTGCGTACTTCAGGAAGGTGGAGGGCAGCACTACCTTTTTTTGAAGTTTTACTCTCTTCAGAAACCCGAGGTACGGAGAGAAATGCCATTCGGGGCTGCTTCCTCACCTGGCTGCATTATCCGCGGCTTGGCACCCAGGTACGCCAGGTTGACGTTGGCTTTCCTGCCATCGATGATGGGGTTGGGGTCCTTACAAGCCCTTTCAGCAGCGGCTCTGTCAGCCATGGTGACCTTAACGGGCGATGCCGCGCATTAGATCCCTTTCCGCGGGGAAGGAGAAGCCTCCCGCCCACAGCAGCGACCCGGCCGTACCCGCGGGCGGCGCCGAAGGGCTCCCGGCCGGACCCCGGCCCGGGCCCGCCCGCCGAGCGGAGCGGggcgccgggagccgcggcgGGCGCAGGGCGGAGGGCGCGGGCCGAGCTCCGCCGCCGGCAGATAAACCCCGCAGCGGCCGTATCAGCGAGCAACAGGCGTGCTGGCGGTGTGCGAGGAACTGGGCAATTCCCCCCCTCAATCTCCTTTTTCAGTAATCCCCCCCACCCCTACTGCCTCTATCCAAACTGcccagcagggagagagaaaaagaagaaaaaaaaaaaaaaaaaagaaaagaagaaaagaagaagagagaaaagcaaaaagcccCTCCCGGCCCCCGAGCTCCTACAGCGGCCCCCGCGGAAGTTTGCCCGCGATGccccccccgcagccgcccacctgccccgccgccccctgcccggccccgcgccccggcaCTTACAAAGCCGTATCCCCGGGACTTGCCGGTCTGCCGGTCAGTGATGACCACCGCCTCCTCGATGTCCCCG
This window harbors:
- the RBM24 gene encoding RNA-binding protein 24 isoform X1, translated to MHTTQKDTTYTKIFVGGLPYHTTDSSLRKYFEVFGDIEEAVVITDRQTGKSRGYGFVTMADRAAAERACKDPNPIIDGRKANVNLAYLGAKPRIMQPGFAFGVQQLHPALIQRPFGIPAHYVYPQAFVQPGVVIPHVQPAAAAASTTPYIDYTGAAYAQYSAAAAAYEQYPYAASPAAAAGYVAAGGYGYAVQQPLTAAAPGTAAAAAAAFGQYQPQQLQADRMQ
- the RBM24 gene encoding RNA-binding protein 24 isoform X2, translating into MHTTQKDTTYTKIFVGGLPYHTTDSSLRKYFEVFGDIEEAVVITDRQTGKSRGYGFVTMADRAAAERACKDPNPIIDGRKANVNLAYLGAKPRIMQPGFAFGVQQLHPALIQRPFGNKQAGTKQDISDLIIKQDTRSLCLSPGFCAARSGNSPRAARSSRCFHHPLHRLHRSGVRAVLSGGRRL